One Mycolicibacterium goodii genomic region harbors:
- a CDS encoding TetR/AcrR family transcriptional regulator: MPVSRAERREKLLRAAQSAVMKYGVDVQLKQVAAEAGLTPGAVLYHFPDIQTLLIEANRAGIERFYDARLRVIEGDAPPDRKLVTTIESGLPVDADDPDVKLMCALGGAAARHPAYAVMLTALYDRQVAMYQVILESGVAKGIFALTSSSLAIARNIVALEDAYGYRMVARHPSLDVDTAVDLICDYARVATGHPLPRPVRT; the protein is encoded by the coding sequence GTGCCCGTCAGCCGAGCCGAACGTCGCGAGAAGTTGCTGCGTGCCGCCCAGAGCGCGGTGATGAAGTACGGCGTCGACGTCCAACTCAAGCAGGTGGCAGCCGAGGCCGGGCTGACCCCGGGCGCGGTGCTCTACCACTTCCCAGACATCCAGACACTGCTGATCGAGGCCAACCGTGCCGGTATCGAGCGCTTCTACGACGCGCGACTTCGCGTGATCGAAGGTGATGCGCCACCGGACCGGAAACTCGTGACCACCATCGAGTCAGGGCTTCCGGTCGACGCCGACGACCCCGACGTCAAGCTCATGTGCGCGCTCGGCGGAGCGGCCGCTCGCCACCCCGCCTATGCCGTCATGCTGACCGCGCTGTACGACCGGCAGGTGGCGATGTATCAGGTGATCCTCGAATCCGGCGTTGCCAAGGGCATTTTCGCGCTCACATCGTCGTCACTGGCCATCGCCCGCAACATCGTGGCCCTCGAAGACGCCTACGGCTACCGAATGGTGGCACGCCACCCCAGCCTGGACGTCGACACCGCGGTCGACCTGATCTGTGACTACGCGCGGGTGGCCACCGGCCATCCGCTTCCCCGACCCGTCCGCACCTGA
- a CDS encoding glycosyltransferase, protein MTDPNVTTSAKLTIMFWPESAYGPTNQCIGLAAVLRERGHTIVFAAESSWAGKLAPYGFIEELVDLAEPAAGAEDEDPGKFWADFIAETAPEFRKPTVEQLETFIQPTYQALIDGAKYCEPRLRQIIETHRPDVIVEDNVVLFPALATAGVPFVRIVSCSPLEITGPQVPPPFSGLPSADDSEWASYRAEFDRTHRAMWTDFDEWVRAQGAEPLPDLEFMPRANAANLYVYPAEADYTQTRPLDGTWIRMDSSVRETDEDYTVPDQLADRGDECGLVYLSLGSLGGADVELMQRLVDVLGKTRHRFIVSKGPQADRITLADNMVGAQMLPQTKVIPQVDLVISHGGNNTVTETLHFGKPLIVLPLFWDQYENAQRIDELGFGIRLDTYRFTDTELTDAVDRLLADTELRAKLDGIGAAIRSRDGLRVGADAIERVGLEQRA, encoded by the coding sequence GTGACCGACCCGAATGTGACCACCTCCGCCAAGCTGACCATCATGTTCTGGCCCGAATCCGCCTACGGCCCCACCAATCAGTGCATCGGGCTGGCGGCCGTCCTGCGCGAGCGCGGTCACACGATCGTGTTCGCCGCGGAAAGCTCGTGGGCCGGCAAGCTCGCGCCGTACGGATTCATCGAGGAACTCGTGGACCTCGCCGAACCGGCCGCGGGCGCCGAGGACGAGGACCCGGGAAAGTTCTGGGCCGACTTCATCGCCGAAACCGCACCGGAGTTCCGCAAGCCGACCGTCGAACAGCTGGAGACGTTCATCCAACCGACCTACCAGGCGCTGATCGACGGCGCCAAGTACTGCGAACCACGGCTACGCCAGATCATCGAGACGCACCGGCCCGACGTCATCGTCGAGGACAACGTGGTGCTGTTCCCGGCGCTGGCCACCGCGGGTGTGCCGTTCGTGCGCATCGTCTCGTGCAGCCCGCTGGAGATCACCGGACCGCAGGTGCCGCCGCCGTTCTCCGGCCTGCCGAGCGCCGACGACTCCGAATGGGCTTCCTACCGTGCAGAATTCGACCGCACCCACCGCGCCATGTGGACCGATTTCGACGAGTGGGTGCGGGCACAGGGCGCCGAGCCGCTACCCGACCTGGAGTTCATGCCGCGCGCCAACGCCGCGAACCTCTACGTCTACCCGGCCGAGGCCGACTACACCCAGACCCGGCCGCTCGACGGCACGTGGATCCGCATGGACTCCAGCGTGCGCGAGACCGACGAGGACTACACCGTGCCCGACCAACTCGCCGACCGTGGGGACGAATGCGGCCTCGTCTACCTGTCGCTGGGATCTCTCGGCGGCGCCGATGTCGAGCTCATGCAACGGCTGGTGGACGTTCTCGGCAAGACCCGGCATCGGTTCATCGTCAGCAAGGGGCCGCAGGCCGACCGCATCACGTTGGCCGACAACATGGTCGGCGCGCAGATGCTGCCGCAGACCAAGGTGATCCCGCAGGTCGACCTCGTGATCTCGCACGGCGGCAACAACACCGTCACCGAGACCCTGCATTTCGGCAAACCGTTGATCGTGCTGCCGTTGTTCTGGGACCAGTACGAAAACGCCCAGCGCATCGACGAACTCGGGTTCGGCATCCGGCTGGACACCTACCGGTTCACCGACACCGAGCTGACCGATGCCGTGGACCGCCTGCTCGCCGACACCGAGTTGCGCGCGAAGCTCGACGGCATCGGCGCCGCGATCCGATCGCGAGACGGCCTTCGGGTGGGAGCCGACGCCATCGAACGCGTCGGGCTGGAACAGCGGGCGTGA